The nucleotide sequence GCGTCGGCACGGATGTTCTGCAGCATCGTCAGGCCGTCCATATTGGGCATGTTCCAGTCGGACACGACGAAGTCGAAGCTGCCGGCACGCAACTTGGCGAGGCCGTCGGCGCCGTCCTCGGCCTCCTCGACGTTGGAATATCCCAGCTCCTTGAGCAGGTTGCGCACGATGCGTCGCATCGTGGAAAAGTCGTCAACAACCAAGAATTTGGTGTTCGGGTCGGCCATGCAGTACTCCGTCAGTGAGGCTTATCGTGTTTATAAATAATCGGCACGAGCATAGCAAACTTAAGCCGCTCCGTGCCGCAAAGCGCGCCGCGACGCGGTTTATACGCGCATCGCGCGTTCGCCGTGGGCTGCGAAAAATTCGAGCACGCGGCGCGGCAATTCATGTAGAGGGGCAACCTCGTGCGTCGCGCCAACCGCAATGGCTTCCTTGGGCATGCCGAACACCACGCACGAGGCCTC is from Thiobacillus denitrificans ATCC 25259 and encodes:
- the cheY gene encoding chemotaxis response regulator CheY; amino-acid sequence: MADPNTKFLVVDDFSTMRRIVRNLLKELGYSNVEEAEDGADGLAKLRAGSFDFVVSDWNMPNMDGLTMLQNIRADAALSKLPVLMVTAEAKKENIIAAAQAGANGYVVKPFTAATLDEKLTKIFEKLEKGA